TTACGCTTGGCCGTAACGCCGTCGATCGCAGATTGAAGACCGCGGTGGAGTTGGGTCTGCTCGCGCCGGCCGGTCGGGGCGTGTCGACCGGTGGCCGCGCCCCCGAGATGTGGCGCTTCAACCCGCGCGCCGCAACCATCCTTGCCTTCAGCGTGGCCTACCGATCCGCCACCGTGGCCTTGATGGACCTGGGCGGTGCAATCATCGATCGGATCAGCTGGGCTGAGGGCATTCTCAGCGATCCGCAGCAGGTCACTGACCACGCCGTCGAGCACCTCATGGCGCTGCGTGGCCGTCACCCGGAGCTGCCGCCGGCATGGGGTCTGGGCGCCTGTATCCCGGCGCCGGTGGACTTCCGCGACGGAACGCTGATCCCACCCGCCACGGCCAGGGCTGGCGGTGCGGCCGACACGCTTGCCTGGACCGGCTTCCCGTTGCGTCAACAGCTCTCCCGCCGACTCGACCTACCGGTGTGGCTCGACGACGAGGTCAATGTCATGGCGCTGGCGGCCGCCAAACGCATAGGGGCGCCCCCGGATCTCCTGTACGTCCGGCTGAGTCTGGGGCTTGGCATGGGTATTGTCTCGGGCGGACAGGTGCACCGCGGTGCCGCGGCCGCCTCCGGGGAGATCGCCCATATTCAGATGGCGGGCGCCGGTGGCCGTGCCTGCCGTTGTGGACGAAGGGGCTGCCTGGAGACGACGCTCTCCGGTGGCGCCATGGAGGACGCGGCAGTCACCCCACAGGCCTTGAAGCGATCCCCCTACCTGCGCCGTCTCGACGAGTCCGAAGGCGTCCGCTGCGAGCACGTCTTTCGCGGCGCCGCGGAAGGGGACCCGGTGTGCGTGCGCCTGCTTACCGAGGCGGCCGACCGGCTCTCGGTGGTGCTGGCAGTGCTGACCACCACCTACAACCCCGGGGAGGTGGTG
This genomic stretch from Actinomyces qiguomingii harbors:
- a CDS encoding ROK family protein → MTSHDDRLKDEQRTAPSSPSSETRKTTTVSLRAPSFAHVSQLADLIAEARRYPQGVSRADLCETLTLGRNAVDRRLKTAVELGLLAPAGRGVSTGGRAPEMWRFNPRAATILAFSVAYRSATVALMDLGGAIIDRISWAEGILSDPQQVTDHAVEHLMALRGRHPELPPAWGLGACIPAPVDFRDGTLIPPATARAGGAADTLAWTGFPLRQQLSRRLDLPVWLDDEVNVMALAAAKRIGAPPDLLYVRLSLGLGMGIVSGGQVHRGAAAASGEIAHIQMAGAGGRACRCGRRGCLETTLSGGAMEDAAVTPQALKRSPYLRRLDESEGVRCEHVFRGAAEGDPVCVRLLTEAADRLSVVLAVLTTTYNPGEVVLGGGVAQAGEFFSRAVGQALRRRVLPATSERLRVRMGGADDTLSGACRMVTDALLSAHVMHVWMPHGSPVGVQEVVTHRRQDA